A DNA window from Bacteroides cellulosilyticus contains the following coding sequences:
- a CDS encoding RelA/SpoT family protein: MERDEFFTTEEKELLFSLYRKLLQLTGETLQKGDCRKLKTHLINSIKDNRVQRDTFGLNPLVKDMQTAVIVAEEIGMKRASILGIMLHESVRNGACTPEEVQAAFGEDVAGIIRGLIRVNELYSKSPTIESENFRNLLLSFAEDMRVILIMIADRVNIMRQIKDSRNDEARRQVANEAAYLYAPLAHKLGLYKLKSELEDLSLKYTEKEVYYHIKDKLNETKASRDKYIAAFIAPMQKKLEEAGLHFHIKGRTKSIHSIYQKMKKQKCPFEGVYDLFAIRIILDSPVDKEKQECWQAYSIVTDMYQPNPKRLRDWLSVPKSNGYESLHITVMGPEGKWVEVQIRTERMDDIAERGLAAHWRYKGVKGETGLDEWLTTVREALENSDSNGLEAMDQFKLDLYEDEVFVFTPKGDLFKLGKGATVLDFAFHIHSKLGCKCIGAKVNGKNAQLRQVLNSGDQVEIMTSNTQTPKQDWLNIVTSSKARTKIRQALKEMVARQHAFAKETIERKFKNRKIEYDEAVMMRLIKRLGFKTVTDFYQSIADETLDVNEIIDKYLEQQRRESDTHDDITYRSAEGYNLQQTQNDEITRSKEDVLVIDQDLKGLDFKLARCCSPIYGDDVFGFVSVTGGIKIHRSDCPNATQLRERFGYRIVKARWAGKSQGTQYPITLRVVGHDDIGIVTNITSIISKENDISLRSIGIDSHDGLFSGTMTIMIGDTGRLETLLKKLRTVKGVKQVSRS, from the coding sequence ATGGAAAGAGATGAATTTTTCACTACTGAAGAGAAGGAATTGCTCTTCTCTCTCTACAGAAAATTATTGCAGTTGACCGGTGAGACATTACAGAAAGGTGACTGTAGAAAACTGAAAACACATCTTATCAACTCTATAAAGGATAACCGAGTCCAGCGTGACACCTTCGGACTGAATCCACTGGTTAAAGATATGCAGACTGCCGTTATCGTGGCCGAAGAAATCGGAATGAAACGGGCGTCTATTCTGGGCATCATGCTGCACGAAAGCGTGAGAAACGGAGCTTGTACCCCCGAAGAAGTGCAAGCCGCCTTCGGTGAAGACGTGGCAGGTATCATCCGCGGACTCATCCGCGTAAATGAGCTTTACTCCAAAAGCCCGACTATCGAATCGGAAAACTTCCGCAACCTGTTGCTCTCGTTTGCGGAAGATATGCGTGTGATCCTGATTATGATTGCAGACCGCGTGAACATCATGCGGCAAATCAAAGACAGCAGGAATGACGAAGCCCGTCGGCAAGTGGCAAATGAAGCGGCCTACCTGTACGCTCCCCTCGCCCACAAACTGGGTTTATATAAGCTGAAATCGGAACTGGAAGACCTTTCACTGAAATATACGGAGAAAGAGGTTTACTATCACATCAAGGATAAGCTGAACGAAACAAAAGCATCCCGTGACAAGTATATTGCCGCCTTCATCGCTCCGATGCAGAAGAAACTGGAGGAGGCCGGATTGCATTTCCACATCAAAGGACGTACAAAGTCCATTCACTCCATCTATCAGAAGATGAAGAAACAGAAATGTCCGTTCGAAGGGGTATATGACTTGTTCGCCATCCGCATTATCCTGGATTCACCTGTAGATAAAGAAAAGCAGGAATGCTGGCAAGCATACTCCATTGTAACAGATATGTACCAACCTAACCCGAAGCGCTTGCGTGACTGGCTATCTGTACCCAAAAGCAACGGTTACGAGTCATTACACATCACTGTAATGGGTCCCGAAGGCAAATGGGTGGAAGTACAGATACGTACCGAACGCATGGACGATATCGCCGAACGGGGACTCGCCGCTCACTGGCGTTACAAAGGTGTAAAAGGAGAAACGGGATTGGATGAATGGCTGACCACTGTCCGTGAAGCATTAGAAAACTCGGATAGTAACGGGCTGGAAGCTATGGACCAGTTCAAACTGGATTTATACGAGGATGAGGTCTTCGTATTCACTCCGAAAGGCGATCTGTTCAAGTTAGGCAAGGGAGCTACGGTACTGGATTTTGCCTTCCACATCCATAGCAAATTAGGATGTAAGTGTATCGGTGCAAAAGTAAACGGTAAGAATGCCCAATTGCGGCAAGTGCTGAATAGTGGTGATCAGGTGGAAATTATGACATCGAATACACAGACACCCAAACAGGATTGGCTGAATATTGTAACCAGCTCCAAGGCACGTACCAAGATACGCCAAGCATTGAAGGAGATGGTTGCCCGCCAGCATGCCTTTGCCAAAGAAACGATAGAGCGTAAATTCAAGAACCGGAAAATAGAATATGATGAAGCCGTAATGATGCGCCTAATCAAACGTCTCGGCTTCAAGACAGTGACAGACTTTTATCAAAGCATCGCAGATGAAACACTGGATGTAAATGAAATCATCGATAAATATCTGGAACAGCAGAGGAGGGAAAGTGATACGCATGACGACATCACATACCGCAGCGCTGAGGGATATAATCTGCAACAGACACAGAACGACGAAATCACCCGTTCGAAAGAGGATGTACTGGTAATTGATCAGGATCTGAAAGGACTGGACTTCAAGCTGGCACGCTGCTGTAGTCCGATTTATGGAGATGATGTTTTCGGTTTTGTTAGTGTGACCGGCGGCATCAAGATACATCGTAGTGACTGCCCTAACGCCACCCAGTTACGTGAACGATTCGGATACCGGATTGTAAAAGCGCGCTGGGCCGGTAAATCGCAAGGTACGCAGTATCCGATTACGCTGCGCGTCGTGGGACATGACGATATAGGCATTGTTACAAATATCACTTCGATCATATCCAAAGAAAATGATATCTCATTGCGCTCTATCGGCATTGACTCTCATGATGGTTTATTCTCCGGAACGATGACGATTATGATAGGTGATACCGGACGACTGGAGACACTGCTCAAGAAGCTGAGGACGGTGAAGGGAGTGAAACAAGTTTCAAGAAGCTGA
- the panB gene encoding 3-methyl-2-oxobutanoate hydroxymethyltransferase: MAGYISDDTRKVTTHRLVEMKQRGEKISMLTSYDYTMAQIVDGAGMDVILVGDSASNVMAGNVTTLPITLDQMIYHAKSVVRGVKRAMVVVDMPFGSYQGNEMEGLASAIRIMKESHADALKLEGGEEIIGTVKRILSAGIPIMGHLGLMPQSINKYGTYTVRAKDDTEAEKLISDAHMLEEAGCFAIVLEKIPAALAERVASELTIPIIGIGAGGGVDGQVLVIQDMLGMNNGFRPRFLRRYADLHTVMTDAISRYVSDVKNLDFPNEKEQY; this comes from the coding sequence ATGGCTGGTTATATTTCAGATGACACTCGAAAAGTGACTACTCATCGCCTTGTAGAGATGAAGCAGAGAGGCGAAAAGATATCTATGTTGACGTCTTACGACTATACTATGGCGCAGATTGTGGACGGTGCAGGCATGGATGTAATCCTGGTAGGCGACTCTGCCAGTAATGTGATGGCAGGTAATGTGACTACACTTCCAATCACTCTCGATCAGATGATATATCATGCAAAATCCGTAGTTCGTGGTGTGAAACGTGCTATGGTGGTGGTGGATATGCCTTTCGGATCTTACCAAGGTAATGAGATGGAAGGTCTTGCTTCGGCTATCCGGATTATGAAAGAGAGCCATGCGGACGCTCTGAAACTGGAAGGTGGCGAAGAAATTATAGGTACGGTGAAACGTATTCTCAGTGCCGGTATTCCTATAATGGGACATCTCGGGCTGATGCCGCAATCTATCAATAAATACGGTACTTATACGGTTCGTGCGAAAGATGATACGGAAGCTGAGAAACTGATAAGTGACGCTCACATGCTGGAAGAAGCCGGCTGTTTTGCCATTGTATTGGAGAAAATACCTGCCGCTCTGGCCGAACGTGTGGCAAGTGAACTGACCATTCCTATTATCGGTATCGGTGCCGGTGGTGGAGTAGATGGCCAGGTGTTGGTGATTCAGGATATGCTGGGAATGAACAATGGTTTCCGTCCTCGTTTCCTGCGTCGTTATGCCGATCTGCATACAGTGATGACTGATGCTATCAGCCGTTATGTATCTGATGTCAAGAACTTAGATTTCCCGAATGAGAAAGAGCAATATTGA
- a CDS encoding diacylglycerol kinase family protein: MKYDFKKQIRSFGYAWKGIRQCVGKEQNLSFHLITTAVVIAAGFFFGITRTEWIVIILCIGVVIAAELFNTAIEKLVDLVSPERHPIAGQVKDIAAGAVLVCAVAAAIIGIIIFLPYL; this comes from the coding sequence ATGAAATACGATTTTAAAAAACAGATCCGCAGTTTCGGATATGCCTGGAAAGGTATCCGGCAATGTGTAGGGAAAGAGCAGAACTTAAGTTTTCATCTCATTACTACAGCAGTAGTGATAGCTGCCGGTTTTTTCTTTGGCATAACACGTACGGAATGGATAGTCATTATCTTGTGTATTGGCGTGGTAATAGCCGCGGAACTATTCAATACAGCCATTGAAAAATTAGTGGATCTGGTTTCTCCCGAGCGTCACCCCATTGCAGGGCAGGTAAAAGACATTGCCGCCGGAGCAGTGCTGGTGTGCGCTGTTGCGGCGGCAATTATCGGGATCATTATTTTTCTCCCGTATTTATAA
- a CDS encoding HAD family hydrolase, producing MTETKNIAVLFDFDGVVVDTETQYSIFWHKMGVDYLGMEDLESRVKGQTLAYIYDTFFPGMIKEQEEITAGLDRFEQEMTFEFIPGVESFIADLRRNGVKMAVVTSSNDKKMEAVYRAKPEIKTMFDRILTAEMFTASKPAPDCFLLGMKVFGTTPETTYVFEDSFNGLKAGMASGATVIGLATTNSREEIAPLCHYIIDDFKGMDYEKLLTI from the coding sequence ATGACTGAAACAAAAAACATCGCCGTTCTTTTCGATTTTGATGGTGTCGTTGTCGACACAGAGACGCAGTACAGCATCTTCTGGCACAAGATGGGAGTAGATTACTTGGGTATGGAAGACCTTGAAAGTCGCGTAAAGGGACAAACTTTGGCGTACATCTATGACACCTTTTTTCCCGGTATGATTAAAGAACAGGAAGAAATTACCGCCGGCCTCGACCGCTTTGAGCAGGAAATGACATTCGAATTTATTCCCGGTGTAGAATCCTTTATTGCCGATCTCCGTCGCAATGGTGTAAAGATGGCTGTAGTCACCAGTTCCAATGATAAAAAGATGGAAGCTGTATATCGTGCTAAACCCGAAATCAAAACTATGTTCGACCGTATTCTCACGGCTGAAATGTTCACTGCTTCCAAACCTGCACCGGATTGCTTCCTGCTTGGCATGAAAGTCTTTGGCACTACACCGGAAACAACTTATGTTTTCGAAGACTCTTTCAACGGACTGAAAGCGGGCATGGCTTCCGGAGCTACAGTAATCGGTCTGGCTACTACCAATTCACGCGAAGAAATTGCTCCGTTGTGTCATTATATCATTGATGACTTCAAAGGTATGGATTATGAGAAACTGCTGACTATTTAG
- a CDS encoding TlpA family protein disulfide reductase, with protein MKNLFTLLTCIFMLAIKPEAQAQVSNSPVQQTIHGCWYNPDTQEWLLGFFENFAIYEDDIWLYQSMNIRKGKAEITLGKGNESRMIKLKFDNKQDSICTAILPDKRQLKLTRHSVQPEFKCKDHRTFTDNGYYTDSVTLIGYLQHTERTSPFPISVPNFYTDEEDTYYADIDSLGCFSITFPVINTTSVFLDWGKEGINIYDVVEPGEKIFLYHDYATNRTQFMGKNARLHTELRNYALYPPNKEYSIYVPYYDKTMSHEEFMQKLEDIYKTKVNILKGYTDKYPSLSDRFMQYIQSDYTMDLASYLMQRRFALRRGFNKEFFDKPYTDYVDSLYNRLPQPYTLQRNISSFLRDYLGYYNSMFSTAITLSNIEVLRYLDQKQIHSLNKQQKEDLLAYEHAIDLSILGRHYGKDSLEIDSLALPYKEGMLRTNELLNDSSILHLCQQYQSLIPFLMDKKRIDEQLICFEQIEASPILKEWIATKTFYNNMEYNRKELDENILEYFKQLVTHKEFRSTIMDRQKTYIALSKQEMNYPESLKETAHLKDSNDADELWHTLIAPYKGKVIYVDIWGTWCSPCKREMQLVASIKDEMQNKDVIFMYFASNSPEATWKNCIKEFRLTGPNIVHYNLPQKQQQMLEQKFSINSFPTYILIDKDGNVTDMKALSPSRKAELINRCNELLTK; from the coding sequence ATGAAAAACCTCTTTACTCTGCTCACATGCATTTTCATGCTGGCTATAAAGCCAGAAGCACAAGCACAAGTCAGCAACTCACCCGTTCAGCAAACAATTCACGGATGTTGGTATAACCCGGACACTCAGGAATGGTTGTTAGGTTTCTTTGAAAACTTCGCCATATACGAAGATGATATTTGGTTGTATCAATCTATGAATATACGAAAAGGAAAAGCGGAGATTACGCTTGGAAAAGGGAATGAGAGTAGAATGATTAAACTTAAATTCGACAATAAGCAAGACAGTATTTGCACCGCCATACTTCCTGATAAACGGCAATTGAAGTTAACCCGGCACTCCGTGCAACCGGAATTTAAGTGCAAAGACCACCGCACATTTACAGACAATGGCTACTACACAGACTCTGTCACCCTCATTGGATATCTGCAACATACGGAGCGAACTTCACCTTTTCCTATCAGTGTGCCCAATTTCTACACTGATGAAGAGGATACATATTATGCGGATATAGATTCACTAGGATGTTTCAGCATCACTTTCCCTGTCATAAATACAACCTCCGTTTTTCTGGACTGGGGAAAAGAGGGAATTAATATCTATGATGTAGTAGAACCTGGTGAAAAGATATTCCTATACCATGATTATGCCACCAACCGAACTCAATTCATGGGAAAAAACGCCCGCTTACATACGGAATTAAGAAACTATGCCTTGTATCCACCCAATAAAGAATATAGTATATATGTTCCTTATTACGACAAAACGATGAGCCATGAGGAATTTATGCAGAAACTGGAGGATATCTACAAGACGAAAGTAAATATATTGAAGGGATACACAGACAAGTATCCATCGCTTTCAGACAGATTCATGCAATATATACAATCCGACTACACAATGGATCTGGCCTCCTACCTCATGCAAAGACGTTTCGCACTGAGAAGGGGATTTAATAAGGAATTCTTTGATAAGCCTTATACAGACTATGTAGACAGTCTGTATAACCGTTTACCACAACCTTATACATTACAGCGAAATATCAGTTCTTTTCTAAGGGACTATCTGGGTTACTATAATAGTATGTTTTCCACAGCTATCACCCTCAGCAATATTGAAGTGCTCCGTTATCTGGACCAGAAACAAATTCACTCCCTGAATAAACAGCAAAAGGAAGATCTTCTGGCATATGAACATGCCATAGACCTCAGTATATTGGGAAGACATTATGGAAAAGATTCTTTAGAAATAGATTCATTAGCCTTGCCCTACAAAGAAGGAATGCTACGCACCAACGAATTACTGAACGACAGCAGTATACTCCATTTGTGTCAGCAATATCAATCCCTGATACCCTTTTTAATGGACAAAAAGAGAATAGACGAGCAACTTATTTGTTTCGAACAGATAGAAGCTTCCCCAATATTAAAAGAATGGATAGCTACCAAAACTTTCTATAACAACATGGAATACAACAGAAAGGAACTGGACGAAAATATTCTGGAATACTTCAAGCAACTTGTCACCCATAAAGAGTTCAGGAGTACAATAATGGATCGACAGAAAACATACATCGCACTCAGTAAGCAAGAGATGAACTACCCGGAAAGTTTGAAGGAAACCGCTCATTTGAAAGATAGCAACGATGCCGACGAACTATGGCATACATTGATTGCCCCCTACAAAGGAAAAGTCATTTATGTAGATATATGGGGAACTTGGTGCAGTCCGTGCAAAAGAGAAATGCAATTGGTTGCATCGATAAAGGATGAAATGCAGAATAAGGATGTGATCTTTATGTACTTTGCCAGCAACTCTCCCGAAGCAACCTGGAAAAATTGCATCAAAGAATTCCGCTTAACCGGTCCTAACATAGTGCACTACAACCTCCCTCAGAAGCAACAGCAAATGCTGGAACAAAAATTCTCTATCAATAGTTTCCCTACCTATATATTAATAGATAAGGACGGAAATGTTACAGACATGAAAGCACTTTCTCCCAGCAGGAAAGCTGAATTGATAAATAGATGCAATGAACTGCTGACTAAATAG
- a CDS encoding MATE family efflux transporter: MDNNPHILGTERIGKLLLQYSIPAIIGMTITSLYNIIDSIFIGHGVGAMGIAGLAITFPLMNLVVAFCTLVSAGGSTISSIRLGQKDLDGATEVLGNTLMFCLINAVVFGGLAFLFLDEILRFFGASQDTLPYARDFMQIILAGTPITYTMIGLNNIMRATGYPKKAMLTSMVTVVCNIILAPIFIFHFDWGIRGAATATVISQFIGMVWVVKHFLDKDSFVRFRPDFWKLKKRIISSIFSIGMSPFLMNVCACVIVIIINNSLQRHGGDMAIGAYGIINRLLTLYIMIVLGLTMGMQPIVGYNFGAQKHDRVKQTLKLSILTGVCITSSGFLICELFPYAVSAIFTNDQELIDIASRGVRICVLMFPLVGAQIVIGNFFQSIGKAKISIFLSLTRQLLYLLPGLIFFPRFIGLDGIWTSMPVADFFAFLTALAVLWTYIRKKNKESIA, encoded by the coding sequence ATGGATAATAACCCTCACATATTAGGCACCGAACGTATAGGTAAACTGCTGCTACAATATTCTATACCCGCCATCATCGGTATGACGATTACTTCACTGTACAACATCATCGACAGCATTTTCATCGGTCACGGTGTAGGTGCGATGGGTATTGCCGGATTGGCCATTACTTTTCCGCTGATGAATCTTGTGGTAGCATTCTGTACATTGGTGTCGGCAGGTGGATCTACAATCTCATCCATCCGTTTGGGGCAGAAAGATTTGGATGGAGCTACCGAGGTATTGGGAAATACGCTGATGTTTTGTCTGATCAATGCTGTTGTTTTCGGCGGACTCGCCTTTTTGTTTCTGGATGAAATATTAAGGTTCTTCGGTGCCAGCCAGGATACACTGCCCTATGCCCGGGATTTCATGCAAATTATTCTTGCAGGAACACCCATTACTTACACGATGATCGGACTGAACAATATCATGCGTGCTACGGGATATCCTAAAAAGGCAATGTTGACTTCCATGGTAACCGTGGTTTGTAACATCATCCTTGCTCCTATCTTTATCTTCCATTTTGACTGGGGTATTCGCGGAGCTGCCACGGCGACCGTTATTTCGCAGTTTATCGGTATGGTATGGGTAGTGAAACATTTCCTTGATAAAGACAGCTTTGTGCGCTTCCGCCCGGACTTCTGGAAACTAAAGAAGCGCATCATCAGCAGTATTTTTTCGATCGGAATGTCGCCTTTCTTGATGAATGTGTGCGCCTGTGTCATTGTGATTATCATCAACAACTCTCTGCAACGCCACGGAGGTGATATGGCCATCGGAGCTTACGGCATCATCAATCGCCTGCTCACTCTCTATATAATGATTGTATTAGGATTAACCATGGGTATGCAGCCTATTGTGGGATATAATTTCGGGGCACAGAAGCATGACCGTGTGAAGCAAACCTTGAAACTGAGTATTCTGACCGGTGTGTGCATCACGAGCAGTGGTTTCCTCATTTGCGAGCTTTTCCCGTATGCAGTGTCCGCTATCTTCACAAACGATCAGGAACTGATTGACATTGCTTCACGCGGTGTTCGCATTTGCGTGCTGATGTTCCCGTTGGTGGGTGCGCAGATTGTTATCGGTAACTTCTTCCAGAGTATCGGAAAGGCTAAAATCAGTATTTTCCTTTCACTTACCCGGCAACTCTTATATTTACTTCCCGGTCTGATCTTCTTCCCCCGCTTTATAGGATTGGATGGTATCTGGACCAGTATGCCGGTGGCTGACTTTTTCGCTTTCCTAACGGCACTTGCAGTGTTATGGACGTATATTCGAAAGAAAAACAAAGAGAGTATCGCGTAA
- a CDS encoding MFS transporter yields the protein MRKSNIDNLWSLGFMRMCFANFLLFASIYMLFPVLPSVMMSRLGISTGQAGSMFLVFMAAMFLVGPFHAYLGDEYKRKRVLVYSIFVMLGTTLGYIFVDTFPRLLMLVAVQGGAFGLATTAGITVAIDITTASRRSAGNLGFALAGRLGMLVGVGAGIWMFQLKGFSMTAYFSILCSIFSILFALRVYVAFRAPIGVGHCNFDRFLLLRGWLPALNLVLIAFIPGIALLLIKQGDYAALFFLVVLVVLTIPFTKIFIKLSQHCQRGTANTTCHLAMEAGILIGLAVCCFLSDHGEMYSELANGTGIADIYLYTDFQLIYKVIGIGILVTLAFFFLLTYPYYKRKKVR from the coding sequence ATGAGAAAGAGCAATATTGATAATCTTTGGTCACTGGGCTTTATGAGGATGTGCTTTGCCAATTTCCTGCTTTTCGCATCCATCTACATGCTTTTCCCGGTGCTTCCCTCAGTGATGATGTCCAGGTTGGGCATTTCCACAGGGCAGGCCGGCAGCATGTTTCTGGTATTTATGGCGGCAATGTTCCTGGTGGGGCCGTTCCATGCATATCTGGGAGATGAGTATAAGCGGAAACGCGTACTTGTCTATTCCATATTTGTGATGTTGGGAACGACTTTAGGCTATATTTTTGTCGATACTTTTCCGAGGTTGCTGATGCTTGTTGCTGTGCAGGGCGGAGCATTCGGATTGGCTACGACGGCAGGCATTACGGTGGCCATCGATATCACTACTGCTTCGCGCCGTAGTGCCGGAAATCTGGGCTTTGCACTGGCAGGCCGTTTAGGTATGCTGGTAGGAGTGGGAGCGGGAATATGGATGTTCCAGCTCAAAGGTTTCAGCATGACGGCATATTTTTCTATATTATGCAGTATATTCAGCATTTTATTTGCATTGCGGGTATATGTAGCTTTTCGTGCACCGATAGGAGTGGGGCATTGCAATTTTGACCGCTTCTTGTTGTTGCGGGGTTGGCTTCCCGCCCTCAATCTGGTACTGATTGCTTTTATTCCCGGAATTGCATTATTGTTAATCAAACAAGGGGATTATGCTGCACTGTTTTTTCTCGTTGTTCTGGTAGTGCTTACGATACCTTTTACGAAGATATTTATTAAGCTCTCGCAACATTGTCAGCGGGGAACGGCGAATACAACTTGCCATTTGGCCATGGAAGCCGGTATTTTGATTGGGCTTGCAGTTTGTTGTTTCCTATCGGATCATGGAGAAATGTATTCCGAATTAGCAAATGGAACCGGTATTGCAGATATTTATCTATATACTGATTTTCAGTTGATTTATAAGGTGATTGGTATTGGAATCCTGGTAACCTTGGCTTTCTTCTTTTTGCTGACGTATCCTTATTATAAGAGGAAAAAAGTAAGATAA
- a CDS encoding ABC transporter permease, whose product MRQIYYTIQILLRGRGSNFIKLMSLTLGLLIGILLFSQIAYELSYENFYKDPERVALMRCRRVKDGVPDKEYDYSTFRPAAADLWEALPDLIESASLSVNFYQPDFYIDDKKLDNVHPMFADTLFFHTIGLDVLRGDPKELGTPLYAFLSEDKARELFGDEDPVGKTLSMGKMMDITVRGIYQKMPGNTVFQHNIVISLSTLEEHIFGRGNWKSNDIYNVLFRLKTPDGVVAMNDRIQKAVERYTETKEGTDVMEFSVLPLPDIYLSTPDTVRRLVILGVLGFSIFFVSIMNYVLAAVASFSRRAKAVGVHKCCGADGAHVLGMFMWETGLLVLASIVACLALMYLFREGIEDLLHVSLMELFTWHNLWVPGLTVLLLFFVAGILPGRMFATIPVTQIFRRYTDSKRSWKRGLLFVQFIGVAFILGMLITTIWQYQDLMTRDIGFRTERLAIGQYRMEDPQGVEDAIRRQPYVESVARNSNSLIAHYSTTGLTDIQGNFLCPLHFQNVTKDFPQIVGLKLVEGSWPKHIGEALIGRKVVETMKWGDKALGQRLPVNAQWLGLDSQPTVVGIIEDVRNMGFFMEQTCTAFILSDSRNYAFNVRLKEPLDENLVRLNAFVKEAYPKAALEFTTYADIQRQNYSDVYRFRNTVWVTSLCIFFIVLMGLVGYVSDETQRRSKEIAIRKVNGAEAPSILNLLAMDILKVAVGAVVIGTGFAWYVSGVWLEQFADSTLPSFVWFVLLALVLLSLIVLLVVLKAWSIANENPVQSIKSE is encoded by the coding sequence ATGAGACAAATTTATTATACCATTCAGATTTTGCTTCGTGGACGGGGCAGTAATTTCATTAAACTGATGTCTTTGACACTGGGCTTGCTGATAGGTATCCTGCTTTTCTCACAGATAGCTTATGAGCTGAGTTATGAGAATTTTTATAAAGACCCGGAGCGTGTGGCCTTGATGCGCTGTCGACGAGTGAAGGACGGTGTTCCCGATAAAGAATATGATTACAGCACTTTTCGTCCTGCTGCTGCCGACCTTTGGGAAGCGTTGCCCGACTTGATAGAGTCAGCCAGCCTTTCAGTCAACTTCTATCAGCCCGATTTTTATATCGATGACAAAAAGCTGGACAATGTGCATCCTATGTTTGCGGATACACTCTTCTTCCACACTATCGGACTTGATGTGCTGCGTGGTGACCCGAAGGAATTGGGTACTCCCTTGTATGCTTTTCTTTCAGAGGACAAGGCACGTGAACTTTTCGGTGATGAAGATCCGGTGGGGAAGACACTTTCCATGGGTAAAATGATGGATATCACTGTGCGGGGTATCTATCAGAAGATGCCTGGAAATACGGTTTTCCAACATAATATTGTGATTTCGTTGTCCACTCTTGAAGAGCATATCTTTGGTCGTGGTAACTGGAAATCCAATGACATCTACAATGTACTTTTCCGTCTGAAAACTCCCGATGGTGTAGTAGCCATGAATGATCGTATTCAAAAGGCCGTAGAGCGTTATACAGAAACGAAAGAAGGTACGGACGTTATGGAGTTCAGTGTGCTGCCTTTGCCCGATATTTATCTTAGCACTCCCGACACCGTACGCCGGTTGGTTATCCTGGGAGTACTGGGCTTTTCCATCTTTTTTGTTTCCATTATGAACTATGTGTTGGCGGCAGTGGCTTCATTCAGTCGGCGTGCCAAAGCGGTGGGAGTACATAAATGTTGTGGTGCCGACGGGGCGCATGTATTGGGAATGTTTATGTGGGAAACAGGGCTACTGGTGCTTGCTTCCATTGTTGCTTGCCTGGCGTTGATGTATCTTTTCCGTGAAGGAATAGAAGACTTGTTGCACGTCAGCCTCATGGAACTCTTTACCTGGCATAACTTGTGGGTGCCGGGACTGACGGTATTGTTGCTGTTTTTTGTGGCAGGTATTCTGCCCGGCAGGATGTTTGCCACGATTCCCGTAACGCAGATTTTCCGCCGTTACACTGACAGTAAACGTTCCTGGAAACGAGGTTTGTTGTTTGTGCAATTCATTGGTGTGGCATTTATTCTGGGTATGCTGATTACTACTATCTGGCAATATCAAGACCTCATGACACGTGATATAGGATTTAGAACAGAAAGATTGGCAATAGGGCAATATCGCATGGAAGACCCGCAGGGGGTGGAAGATGCTATTCGCCGTCAACCTTATGTGGAATCGGTGGCCCGCAATAGTAATTCGCTGATTGCGCATTATAGTACGACGGGACTGACGGATATTCAAGGGAATTTTCTTTGTCCGTTGCACTTCCAGAATGTTACGAAGGACTTTCCGCAAATAGTAGGTTTGAAGCTGGTGGAAGGTTCCTGGCCGAAACATATCGGTGAAGCTCTTATCGGCCGGAAGGTGGTGGAGACTATGAAGTGGGGTGATAAGGCTTTGGGACAACGTTTGCCCGTCAATGCGCAGTGGTTGGGGCTTGACAGTCAACCCACAGTAGTCGGCATTATAGAGGATGTGCGCAACATGGGGTTCTTTATGGAACAGACCTGTACGGCTTTCATCCTTTCCGATTCCCGTAACTATGCTTTCAATGTTCGATTGAAAGAGCCTTTGGACGAGAACCTTGTCCGACTGAATGCTTTTGTAAAAGAAGCGTATCCGAAAGCGGCTTTGGAATTTACGACCTATGCGGATATCCAACGCCAAAACTACAGTGATGTATATCGCTTTCGTAACACCGTCTGGGTTACTTCTCTTTGTATTTTCTTTATTGTGCTCATGGGGCTTGTGGGTTATGTAAGCGATGAAACTCAACGTCGTTCCAAGGAGATTGCCATCCGTAAGGTGAATGGCGCCGAAGCTCCTTCTATCCTTAATTTGCTGGCGATGGATATATTGAAGGTGGCTGTCGGTGCGGTGGTTATTGGTACGGGTTTTGCCTGGTATGTTTCCGGTGTCTGGCTGGAACAGTTTGCCGATAGTACCTTGCCTTCATTCGTCTGGTTCGTCCTGTTGGCATTGGTTTTACTATCACTCATTGTGCTTTTGGTGGTTCTGAAGGCTTGGAGTATAGCTAATGAAAACCCTGTACAGAGTATTAAGAGCGAATAA